TATAGAAATCTAGTGCATCCTCAGCTAGTTGACCCGTTGGACGAACCAGATCAACACCATTTTGTAACATCATAAGACCTAAGATTTCTGGCCAATGATCAACATTTTCTGTTCTGCCCAAAGCGACACCCGCTTGAGTTATCCCACCGGTCTCATCCTTAACAGTTAGTTCTCTGGCTGTTTGCCTTAATTCATTCCACGTCGTTGGATATGTTTTACCTGACTTTTCAAATATTTCTTCATTGATGTACAAACTCAAACCGTCATACCCTAAAGGAATACCAACAACATTGGCATTTAAACTTAAATCTGAAACGGCAACTGGATAGAATGTTTGGGCAAAATCAGAGGCCGAGTAAACAGAAGCAGGAACTGGATCTAATTCTGATTTAAACATTGGAACCCATGTATTATGAAATCTAAAAATATCAGGTCCAGTGCCTTTGGCTAATGCATTTGTCAGTCTTTCTCTGTAATCCTCTTTCGACTGTCTCACATATTTAATTGTAGCTTTTGGATTTTGTGATTGGTATTCAGATATTAAGCTACTAACTACTGCCTCATCTTCCCACAAACCCCACCATACTACTTCACCTGAAGTGGTGCCACCTCCTGAACTACGAAAGTAATTAAAAGCAAAAAATATAATTCCAATTAATCCAAGTGTTCCCAGCACCAGAGCAATCATTTTAATAGGAAACTTGGGTTTTGGTGTAGAAGGTATGCTTGAGATATCCATCTTTTCAGTTGGAATTTGGGTTGGTGTGGGGTTAACAGCTACAGGCTGGTTAGTATCCATAGATAAATGTTATCATACAATATGGCCAAAAAACAGAAACCTAAAAAAAATATTTATGTAGTTTCATTATTCATTTTTCTAATATTTAGTATTCTTTTGTTAATAACAATTTTACCGTTTAATAAAAAAATATACCCAAATACTTATGTAGCTGGAATTTATTTAGGTGACCTAAGCAAGGAGGATGCTAAAAAAGAACTTGAAAAGGTTAGTATTCCAGAAAAAGTGAAGTTGAATGTAGAGGGTCTTGAAAGTGAAGTTCTAACCTCAGAAATAGTAGATGCAGTTGACTTAGACAAAACAGTTAGCAGGGCTTACAACTATTCAAATAGTGGAAATGTATTTTTAGACATAAGAATAAAAATTGGTTTGATTTTTAAACCACATAACTTACCACTTACAATAAACTATAATCAATCAAAACTTGAGGAAACACTAGCAATTATAACTTTGGTTAAAGAGACAGAACCAGTTACTCCTAGCGCCAAGATTATAAATGGTCAAGTAGTTGTTGAAAAAGGTAAAAATGGAATAGTTGCAGACTTAGATAAAACTGAACAAGAAATTAAAAATAATCTTTCGTATTTAAACAACAAAGAAATTGTAATAGATTTAATTCAAACAAACGACGAACTTGATCAAGCAGAAGTATTAGAATACACATCACTAGCTAAAAAGTTCATAGGTTCAAAGATAGATCTTAAACACGAATTTGACAACATTATCCTTTCAGAAAACGATTTACTAAAATTTGTTAATCCAAAAGGTCAATTTATGGAAGATGTCATTATTTTAAAAATTTCAGACATATCAAGAAAAATAAATAGAAATCCTCAAAACTCTGTTTTTATAGTTGAAAATGGAAAGGTGTTGGAGTTTACACCATCTAAAGAAGGTATAACTGTTAATGAGGATGAGCTATTAAGTGAGATAACAACATCATTAGATAAAATCATAGACTCTGAAACTAAATCTTTGTCATTTGGTGTTCCAGTTGTTAAGCAACCAGCAAAGATTAAAAATGAAGATGTAAACAACCTAGGTATTAATACACTACTAGGAAGAGGTTTGTCATACTACAGGGGTTCAATTGCAAACAGGGTTTACAATATTAATCTCGGCCAATCAAAATTTAAGGGAATTCTGGTTGGTCCTAATGAAACATTTTCGTTTAATAATATTATCGGAGACATATCAGCCCTTACTGGTTACAAATCAGCATATGTCATTAAAGATGGAAAAACAGTTCTTGGTGATGGTGGTGGTATATGTCAAGTCTCTACAACACTTTTTAGAGCTGTCTTAAATGCTGGACTACCAATAGTTGAAAGAAGAGCTCACTCATATAGGGTTGGTTATTATGAGCAAGGGTTTTCTCCAGGTCTAGATGCAACAATTTATTATCCAACAACCGATTTAAAATTCAAAAACAACACAGAAGCACATCTATTGATTCAACCTATTATTGATACCAAGAATTCAAGTTTAGTTTTTGAAATATATGGAACCAGCGACGGCAGAGTATCATCAGTTTCCAAACCGATAATCACGTCTTCAGTTACACCAGCAGAAGATTTGTATGTTGACGATCCTTCCCTACCAATGGGAACAACAAAACAAATTGAATACAGAGCCTATGGGGCAAGGGTTGTTTTTGATTACAAAGTAACAAGGGGTGATGAAACACTTATTGACCAAAAGTTTGTTTCTAACTATCGCCCATGGCAAGCTGTTTACTTACGTGGTACTGGGCTATAGATGATTTTGGTATTTCCCCTGTTTTCAGATATGTTACAATTTCTATGTCTATCATGGGTGTTTGATCGTCTTTCTGAAGAGGTAGCCCGCTTATACTATTGCTGTCAGTTTTTTCAAAAATTGGTAAACTTAATGAACTATAATAACCTTCTAACCAAACAAGTCCTGCCGATTTAGTTTCCTTTCTCAATATAATATATAATACCAACTATGGATTTACTAAATCTACTAGATCAAATTGCCCTACTTTTTGAACAATGGGGTTATCCAATAATTTTTTTTGGGAGTTTAATTGAAATTACACCACTAGGTTGGGCTGTCCCGGGAGGTGCAATTCTTTTGGTTGCAGGATACCTTTCAAATGGAAATCCAAACATTCCCCTTATTCCAATCATTGTTTGGGGAACCTTGGGTACATGGGTAGCTTTTATACTTGCATACATTTTGGGTAGTAAAACAGGAATGTGGCTTGTTAATAAACTTCACCAACAAAAAAATGC
This bacterium DNA region includes the following protein-coding sequences:
- a CDS encoding extracellular solute-binding protein, giving the protein MDTNQPVAVNPTPTQIPTEKMDISSIPSTPKPKFPIKMIALVLGTLGLIGIIFFAFNYFRSSGGGTTSGEVVWWGLWEDEAVVSSLISEYQSQNPKATIKYVRQSKEDYRERLTNALAKGTGPDIFRFHNTWVPMFKSELDPVPASVYSASDFAQTFYPVAVSDLSLNANVVGIPLGYDGLSLYINEEIFEKSGKTYPTTWNELRQTARELTVKDETGGITQAGVALGRTENVDHWPEILGLMMLQNGVDLVRPTGQLAEDALDFYTIFSIEDEVWDATQPASTVAFAAGKLAMYLGPSWRSFEIRLQNPNLRFKTIPVPQLPKTVANEPDVNYASYWVEGVWSKSKNKTVAWDFLKYVSEEQNLEKMYNSASRQRMFGEPYPKQNMGNLLSDHPIIGSTVVGAKTAQTWFLQSRTWDGPTGINSQINKYFEDAVNAVNQGKESSNSLEAVSSGVIQVLSQYGIRVQ
- a CDS encoding VanW family protein; protein product: MAKKQKPKKNIYVVSLFIFLIFSILLLITILPFNKKIYPNTYVAGIYLGDLSKEDAKKELEKVSIPEKVKLNVEGLESEVLTSEIVDAVDLDKTVSRAYNYSNSGNVFLDIRIKIGLIFKPHNLPLTINYNQSKLEETLAIITLVKETEPVTPSAKIINGQVVVEKGKNGIVADLDKTEQEIKNNLSYLNNKEIVIDLIQTNDELDQAEVLEYTSLAKKFIGSKIDLKHEFDNIILSENDLLKFVNPKGQFMEDVIILKISDISRKINRNPQNSVFIVENGKVLEFTPSKEGITVNEDELLSEITTSLDKIIDSETKSLSFGVPVVKQPAKIKNEDVNNLGINTLLGRGLSYYRGSIANRVYNINLGQSKFKGILVGPNETFSFNNIIGDISALTGYKSAYVIKDGKTVLGDGGGICQVSTTLFRAVLNAGLPIVERRAHSYRVGYYEQGFSPGLDATIYYPTTDLKFKNNTEAHLLIQPIIDTKNSSLVFEIYGTSDGRVSSVSKPIITSSVTPAEDLYVDDPSLPMGTTKQIEYRAYGARVVFDYKVTRGDETLIDQKFVSNYRPWQAVYLRGTGL